One window of the Chanos chanos chromosome 11, fChaCha1.1, whole genome shotgun sequence genome contains the following:
- the slc25a4 gene encoding ADP/ATP translocase 1 produces the protein MADAAISFMKDFLAGGIAAAISKTAVAPIERVKLLLQVQHASKQITAETQYKGIMDCVMRIPKEQGVISFWRGNLANVIRYFPTQALNFAFKDKYKQIFLGGVDKHKQFWRYFAGNLASGGAAGATSLCFVYPLDFARTRLAADIGKGPAEREFTGLGNCLAKIFKSDGFRGLYLGFNVSVQGIIIYRAAYFGIYDTAKGMLPDPKHTHIVVSWMIAQTVTAVAGIISYPFDTVRRRMMMQSGRKGADIMYKGTVDCWKKIAKDEGGRAFFKGAWSNVLRGMGGAFVLVLYDEIKKYT, from the exons ATGGCGGACGCTGCGATTAGTTTTATGAAGGATTTCTTGGCCGGCGGTATTGCTGCTGCCATCTCCAAGACAGCCGTCGCTCCCATTGAGAGAGTCAAACTGCTGCTGCAG GTCCAGCATGCCAGCAAACAGATCACAGCTGAGACGCAGTACAAAGGGATCATGGACTGTGTTATGAGGATTCCCAAAGAGCAAGGTGTTATCTCCTTCTGGAGAGGCAATCTGGCCAACGTCATCCGTTACTTCCCCACCCAGGCCCTCAACTTCGCCTTCAAAGACAAGTACAAGCAGATTTTCCTCGGTGGTGTAGACAAGCATAAACAGTTCTGGCGTTACTTCGCCGGTAACTTGGCTTCCGGCGGCGCTGCCGGTGCTACTTCCCTTTGCTTCGTGTACCCACTTGACTTCGCCAGAACCAGGCTTGCCGCCGACATTGGCAAAGGCCCCGCTGAGAGAGAGTTCACCGGCCTGGGCAACTGCCTTGCCAAAATCTTCAAGTCTGACGGTTTCAGGGGTCTTTACCTGGGCTTCAATGTGTCCGTTCAGGGAATTATCATCTACAGAGCCGCATACTTCGGCATTTATGATACAGCTAAAG GCATGCTGCCAGATcctaagcacacacacattgtcgTTAGCTGGATGATCGCTCAAACCGTCACAGCTGTGGCCGGTATCATTTCCTATCCCTTCGACACCGTCAGACGTCGTATGATGATGCAGTCAGGTCGCAAAGGAG CCGACATCATGTACAAGGGCACAGTGGACTGCTGGAAGAAGATCGCCAAGGATGAGGGTGGCAGAGCCTTCTTTAAGGGCGCCTGGTCCAACGTGCTGAGAGGAATGGGCGGTGCCTTTGTGTTGGTCTTGTATGACGAGATTAAGAAGTACACATAA